CCTCGAGTTCACCCAGGTGCTCAACGAGGCCCGGCTCGGCCGTCCCCGGATGGAGGCGCTCGAGGAGATGGCGCGCCGCAACCGCGTCGACGAGCTCAGCAACTTCATCCAGGCGGTGGTCCAGTCCGACCAGCTCGGCGTGGGCATCGCCCAGGTGCTGCGCATCCAGTCCGAGGAGATGCGGCGCCGCCGCCGTCAGCGCGCCGAGGAGATGGGCGCGAAGGCACCCCTCAAGATGCTCTTCCCGATGGTGGGCTGCATCTTTCCCGCCCTGTTCATCGTGCTCCTCGGTCCCGCCGTGATCCAGGTCTACCTGCAGTTCTCGACGACGGGTCACTAGGGGTTCCCGGATTCGCCGCCCCCGGGGTCGGGGTGGCCGGCGTCGCGCCGCCGCGCCTCGAGCTGCTCCGCCTCGAGGCGCCGGCGCGACCGCGGGCGGCCCAGCGAGCGGGGGCCACGCGGCCGCCAGCCGAGCAGCCCGCGGTGCGGCAGCCCCTCGGGCACGCGCCCCGAGAGCTCCTGGTAGGCGGCGGTGTCACCGCAGATCCGGGCGGCGGCGAGCACCACGTGCTCCCGTCCCAGGTGGGGATGACGGCGCAGCGCCGCCTCGTGGTCGGCGAGGGCGAGCAGGTCGTCGACGCTCAGCGACGGGGGGATCCGCACCGCGAGGTCCGGCTGCTCCAGGGTGTCGAGCAGCTGCGCCGGCGACGATGCGCCGCGCACCGCGGAGTCGAGAGTCGCGGCGTGGGGACGCATCGACACACAGCGTACCGGTGCGTCGTCGGCCGCGCGCGCTCACGGAGGTCGTCGTCGGACCCGGCGCGCGGGGCGGAATCACCTCAGCCGGACCGCGGTCGCCCGCCAGGCGTGCACGGTGCCGTCGAGGATGTTGACCACGAGGGTGGCCGGTTCCACGCTCTCCAGCTCCCAGCCTCCGGAGAGCGATGCCTCGAGCTCGTCACGGCGCACCCGCCGCGGGCCCCACACCCCGGGCTCGGCGTCACTGAACACGAGCAGGTGGTAGCGGCCACCGAGGACCAGAACCCGGCGGATCGACTCGACGAACCGGGCTCGCTCGGCGTCGTCGAAGACGTGGAAGACGCCGCTGTCGACCACGGTGTCGAACCCGGAGCCGAGGAACCCCAGGTCGAGGGCGTCGCCGACCTCGAAGCGCACCCCGGCGAGGCCGCGCTCGGCCGCCTTCCGCCGGGCGATGGCGATCGCCCGCGGCGAGGCGTCGACGCCGGTGGCCTCGAGCCCGCGGGAGGCGGCGAGCAGGGTGAGCTCGCCGGTGCCGCAGCCGGCGTCGAGCACCCGGCCGGTGACCCGCCCACCGTCGACCAGCTCGGCCAGCGCCGGCTGGGGGCGGCCGATCTCCCAGGGCGGGGTGCCGGTGTACGCCGCGTCGAAGCCCTGGGTCCCCAGCCGCGGCTCGAGCTCCATCCCGTCGGTCACCGGCGGATTGTGACAGCAACGAGCGGCCGACCCGGTCTCGGGTGTGCGCTGACGGTGGTTGTCGTGTAGGGTTCGGTGGCCGACCCCCGTGTCGCCGCGCAGCTCCACCACAGCAGAACCACCCGTGCCCCACCTCCGCCGTCCCACGCGCGCGCAGACCCTCACCGTGGCCGTCCTCGCCGTGCTCGCCGCGGTGACCCCCGCGGTGGTCACGGCCGTGCACCATCGCGATGCCGCCGCGGTGCGCACCGCCGCCCTGGCCCCGCTGCCGCCGGCGCCGTCGCCGGCGCTCGCCCAGGCGCCGCCGCCCGCCACCGCCGCGCCGGTCGCCTCCGCGGCCGCGCCCCCGCCGGCACCGCCGCCTCCCACCTCGCGGCCGGCGGCCGGGCGGCTCACCATGGCCGGCTGCCCGCCGCCCCCGGCGCCGCCGCCGCCGTACGTGCCGCCCTGGCACCCCGCGGTGCTGGTGCCCGACGCCGCCCTGCCCGCCCCGGCGCCTGCCGACACCCCCGCGGCACTGCTCGCCGCGCTGAGCGGCAAGGGAATGTGGGTGTGGCAGTACCGGCGCACCGAGGGGGGCGCACCCCAGGCGATCGTCGACCGTGCCGCGGCGGCGGGGCTGCGCCAGATCTGGGTGCGGGTCGCCGACTCGCAGGACGGCTTCTACGGCGCCGACGAGCTCGCCCAGCTGGTGCCGCGGGCCCACGTGCGAGGGCTGTCGGTGATCGCATGGGGCTTCCCCCACCTCTACGACCCGGTCGCCGACGCCGCCTGGTCGAAGGCGATCCTCGACTGGCGGGGGCCGGCGGGCGACCGTGTCGACGGCTTCTCCGCGGATATCGAGACCGCCTCCGAGGGGGTCGCGCTCTCGGCCCGGCGCGCCGCCGTCTACCTCAGCCTGGTGCGGCAGGCCCGGGCCGGCCGTCCCCTGGTCGCCACCGTGTACCCGCCCACCGACCACTGGATGAGCGCCTACCCGTTCTCGGCGATGGCGCCGTACATCGATGCCTTCGCGCCGATGATCTACTGGGAGTGCCGCGACCCCGGCGCCGCCGCCGCCGAGGCGATCAGCCGCCTCGCCCGGCTGCGCCCCGTGCACCTCATCGGCCAGGCCTTCAGCTTCGGTGACGTCGCCGGGCGGGTCGACCTGCCCAGCGCCGCCGAGCTGGAGCGGTTCATGGCGGTGGGGCGCAGCGCGGGCGCGGTGGGCGCGTCGTTCTGGGTGTGGCAGAGCATGGGCGCGGAGGAGTGGGCCGAGCTCGCCGCCTTCCCCTGGCTGCGCTGACCGGTCAGTCCTCCAGCGCGTGCACCCGGACGCTCGGGACCGGCGTCAATGGTCATCCTGACGAGATCTTGCGGAAGTCCCAGCTCACCTCACGGTCGGGGACCAGCCGCAGCCACGCGTGCCTCCCGTCGTGGGGGATGCCGTCGCCGCCGCCGTGGTACTTGGCCGCCATCAGCCGCTCGGGCTCCTCGAGCTCGGGGAGGGGGAGGCCGGTGCGCGGCACCTCGCCGACCACCTCCACGCGGCCGCCCAGCTCGACGCCGCGGAGCTCGGCGTAGTCGACCCCGGCGTCGACCACCACCGCGGCGGCGGGGTTGGCGCGCAGATCGGCGTAGCGGCGGCTGCGGGTCAGCGAGGAGATCCAGATCGCGTGGCCGTCCCACACGAACCACAGCGGGCTGACGTGGGGGAGGCCGGAGGCGCCGACGGTGGCGAGGCGGCAGGTCCGCTCGGCGGCGAGGAAGGCGTCGCGCTCCTCCGGGGTCATGGCGATGCGCCGGCCGCGGCGCTGGGGGACGGTGCCCATGTCGCGAATGATGATTGCCTGGGGGCCGCCGATGCCCGACGATATGGGGCCTGCGCCCCCACCTCCCTCCCTCCGCAGCTCGACGCCGGCTCACGGCGCTGGCAGTGGCGGCGACGGTCGCCGCCCTGAGCCTCGCCGTGCCCGCGGCCACGCCCACGGCCGCGGCGCCCGCCGTGCCCGTCCCCGGCAGCCTGCCGGCGCGGGTGGCCGGCGCCGTCGACCTGGGGGCGGTGGCCGCCGGTGCCCCGGTGGAGCTCACCCTGGCGCTGCCGCTCCGCGACCGCGCCGCCCTCGAGGCCCGGGCGGGCGCGCTCATGGCCGGCCGCCCGGGGGCCGCCGAGCTGACCCCGGAGCAGGTCGCCGCCGCCCACGCCCCCGACCCGGCAGCGGTCGCCACGGTGGCGGTCTGGGCCCGGAGCGCGGGCCTGGAGGTGACGTCGGTGTCGGCGGACCGGACCCTGGTGGGGATCCGCGGCGCGGCCTCACGGGTGGGCGGCGCCCTCGGGGTGGGGCTGCACCGGTACCGCGCGGGCGACCTCGTGTACCGCTCCGCCGACGGGCCGGTGCGGCTGCCCGAAGCCCTCGCCGGGCGGGTCGAGGCGGTGCTCGGCCTCTCCGACCTGGGCAGCCACAAGGGCATGGCCCCGGCCCGTCCGGCGGCCGGCGTCAGCCCGACCCAGCCGGCCCGGGGGCCCGCCGACTTCTGGTCCTTCTACCACGCCCCGGCGGGCGACCGCGGCGAGGGGCAGACCATCGCGGTGATCGCAGCCGGCGACCTCGCCACCCCCGAGCGTGACCTCGTCGCCTTCGAGCGGACCTACGGCCTGCCCCGGGTGCCCTGGACCACGGTGACGACCGGCGCGGCCGCCGGCGGCGACACCCTCAACGACGTCGAGTGGGACCTGGACACCCAGTACGCCACCGCCTTCGCACCGGCGGTGGCCTCGCTGCTGGTCTACGACGCCCCCAGCCTGAGCGACGCCGACACCGTCGCCGCCCTGACCCGGTGGCTCACCGACGATCGCGCCCGCCAGGCCAGCTTCTCGGCGGGCGAGTGCGAGGACGTGGCGGTGCGCACCGGCTTCCAGCGGGCCACCGACAGCGTGCTGCTGCGCGCCGCCGCCGAGGGCAAGACCCTCTTCGCCCCCAGCGGCGACACCGGCTCCTTCTGCCCCAAGCTCGTCGATCTGCGCGACATCGGCCAGGCGACCCGGCCGCAGGCGACCTACCCCGGCTCGAGCCCGTACGCGGTGAGCGTGGGCGGGACCACCCTGGCGGAGGGCCCCGGCGCGCTCCGGGAGACCGCCTGGCGCGACGGCGGCGGCGGCATCGCCAGCACCGAGGACCAGCCTCCCCACCAGGCCGGCGCCGGCGGCAGCCTGGTGTCGGGCCATCGCGGCACCCCCGACGTCAGCCTCGACGCCGACCCCGACACCGGGTACTCGGTCATCGAGCACGGCAGAACGGTGATCGTCGGCGGCACCAGCGCGGGGGCCCCGGCCTGGCTGGGGATCTGGGCACGCGCCCAGGCGGCCCACGGCGGCAGGCTGGGCTTCGCCGCGCCGCTGCTCTACCGCCTGCCCGCGGGCGCCTTCCACGACGTCGTCGCCGGCTTCCAGGGGCTGTGGCCCGCGACCCCCGGCTGGGACTACACCACCGGCCGCGGCACCCCGGACATCGCCGTGCTCATCGCCGCACTCGGGTAGGGTTGTCGCATGTCCGAGCAGATCACCACCGTCACCCTCCACGTCGACCCCTGCTGCCCCTGGGCGTGGCTCACCTCGCGCTGGCTGGCCGAGGTCGAGCGCGTCCGCCCGGTCCGGGTCGTCACCCGCCTCATCGACCTCGCCGAGGCCAACCGCGGCAGGGAGGAGGGCCGCCAGCGCGACTCCCACGAGGCCGGCGAGCGCGCCTCCCGGGTGCTGGTCCAGGCCCGCCGCGAGGGCGGCGACCAGGCCGTCGCCCGCCTCTACACCGAGATCGGCGAGGCCTATCAGGAGCGCGCCGAGCCGCTCGCCGACCCTGCCGTCCTGCGCGCCTGCGCCAGCGCCGCCGGTCTCGACCCAGGACTGGTCGACCGCGCCCTCGACGACCCCGGGACCCTGGACGAGCTCCTCGCCGAGCACCGCGCCGCGGCCGAGCAGGGCGCCTTCGGCGCGCCGACCCTGACCCTCGAGGGCGCCGCCCCGATCTTCGGACCGGTGGTCGACGTGCGGGTCACCGGCGAGCTCGCCGGCGAGCTCTGGGACCACACCGCCTGGATGGTCCGGCACGGCAACTTCTTCGAGCTGAAGCGGGAGCGGGCGGGCAAGGCGAGGGTGGGGCGCTACGCCGCCGCCACCAGCGCGTCGTAGGCGGACGGGTCGCCGCCGCCCGGCGGCTGGTCACCGACGACGGCCGCGAGGTCGCGGCGCACGTCGACGAGGCCGCGAGCTTCCTGAGCCGCGGTCTCGGGCTGATGTTCCGCCGCGACCTCCCCGCCGGCCACGGCCTCGCCATCACCCCCTGCAACTCGATCCACATGTTCTTCATGCGCTTCTCCCTCGACGTCGCGTTCCTCGACCGCGACGGCCGGGTGGTGCGGGCCTACCACGGCATCCGTCCCTGGCGGATGAGCCGGCTGGTCCGCGGCGCGCGCACCGCCGTCGAGCTCCCCGCCGGGACTCTGAGCGCCGCCGGCGTGGAGAAGGGCACGGTGCTGCGGCTGGTCTGAGGCGCTCTGTGGTATCGTCACCACAAAATAACAGGCATGACGAACACGCCCCTCCGCTCCGCGGCGTCGCTTCTCGCCCGGCTCGTCGACACGGTCGCGCCGCGGCGGTGCGCGGGGTGCGACATCCGATCGGCCGAGATCCTCTGCGAGGTCTGCGTCGAGGTGGCACTGGCACTCCCTCCACCGGCGCCGCGGCCCACACCGTACGGGGTGTGCCGGGCGGCGCTGCCGTGGCGGCCGCCGGCGCGGGGCGCGGTGCACGCGGCCAAGTACCGCGGCTGCGGGCGGGCGATGCACGTCCTCGCCGCTGTCGCCGCCGAGAAGCTGGCGCCCGCACTGCTCGGAGGGCCCGCTCCGGAGGCGGTGGTGGCGGTGCCGCTCGGGTCGCGCCGGCGGAGGCTGCGCGGCTACAACCAGGCCGAGGTCGCGGCCGCCGCGCTGTGCGCCGCCTGCCGGCTGCCGCCGCCCCGCCGGGGGCTGCGGCGGGTGCGCGAGACCTTGCCGCAGGTGGGGCTGGGGGTGGACGAGCGGCGGCGCAACCTGGGCGCCGCCTTCGGCTGGGAGGGGCCACGGCTCGACGGCGGCACGGTGTGGCTGATCGACGACGTGGTCACGACCGGAAGCACCCTTGCGGCGGCTGCGTACGCACTGCAACAGGCCGGTGCGGGTCGTATCGAAGCCGTCGCGGTGGCCTCCTGCGACCGGCGCGGCGGCTGAGAATCCGCACCAACGAGGGTGCTGGGGAATCAACCGCATGGCGCTCCCTCTGCGCCGAGGTGTCCCGCACGCGCCCTCACCGGTCGACTGCAGGAGCGTGCCAACACCCGTGATCAGCACTGCCACCAACGCTCGCACCACCGAGGAGATGGCGCGTTACCTCGAGGCCCTGGGGCCGCTCCGGCCGCTCGTCGAGGACGACAGCCTCACCGAGATCATGGTCAACGGCACCGACATGGTCTACGTGGAGCGTGGCGGGAAGATCCTTCTCACCGACGTGCACTTCGACGACGAGAACCACCTGCTGCGCGTCATCGACCTCATCGTCTCCGCGGTGGGCCGGCGCATCGACTTCCGCCAGCCCCTCTGCGACGCGCGCCTGCTCGACGGCTCGCGCGTCAACGCGGTGGTGCCGCCGATCGCGGTCGACGGGCCGATGCTCACCATCCGGAAGTTCTCCAAGGATCCCTATCAGGCCTCCGACCTGATCCGGTTCGGCACCCTGACCGAGGCCTCGGCGGCATTCCTCAAGGCCTGCGTGCTGGCCCGCGCCAACATGGTCATCAGCGGCGGCACCGGCACCGGAAAGACCACCCTGCTCAACGTCTGCTCGAGCTTCATCCCGATCGACGAGCGCATCGTCACCATCGAGGACGCGGCCGAGCTGCAGCTGAACCAGGAGCACGTGTGCCGGATGGAGGCGCGGCCCCCGGACGTCAACGGCGAGGGCCGGGTCGGGATCCGCGAGCTGGTGATGAACAGCCTGCGGATGCGGCCCGACCGCATCGTCGTCGGCGAGTGCCGCGGCGGCGAGGCGCTGGACATGCTCCAGGCGATGAACACCGGCCACGACGGCTCGCTCACCACCATCCACTCCAACAATGCGCGCGACTGCCTCGCCCGCATGGAGACGCTGGTGCTGATGGCGGGCATGGACCTGCCGGTGCGCGCCATCCGCCAGCAGGTGGCGTCGGCGATCAACCTCATCGTGCAGCTGAGCCGGCTGAAGGACGGCTCGCGCCGGGTCACCTCCGTCACCGAGGTCGTCGGCATGGAGGGCGAGACGATCACGATGCAGGACATCTTCGTCTTCAAGTCGCTCGGCGCCGACGAGAACGGTCGGATCATGGGCGACTTCGTTCCCACCGGCATCCGCCCCCAGATCATCAACCGGCTGTTCGACATGGGCGTCCCCATGCCCCCGGAGCTGGCGCGTCTCTTCCCGGACCGCCGCACCTCCCAGCAGGCCACCGCGTTCGCCGACCGCCGCAAGCCATGACCATCCGGGGGCGGGATGCGGCCGAGCGCGCGCGGCACTGGGCGGAGCTGAGCAGGTCCGGCCGGGCGGTGCGCGCGCTGCCCGCGGGCGACGATCCCGACACCGACGCCGGCGAGGCCGCGCCTCACCATCGGGTCGTCGCCGCGTCACTCGCGGCCGCGACCGGGCTGGGCAGCGCCGCGCTCGGCGTCGCCTCCGGGGCGCCGCTGCCGGTGCAGGCGTCGAGCGCGACCCTGGACTCGAACCTGCTCGCGCTGACCAACCAGGACCGCACCAGCAACGGCGTCGGCGCGCTGCAGTGGAACTCCACCCTGGGGTCGATCGCCGACAACCGCCCGTACAACTGCAACGGGGTGATCGTCAACGGGCGTGCCCTGGACATGATCCAGCGCAACTACTTCGACCATCCCATCCTCGGCTGCGGCCAGATGGCCGATCGCATGGTCACCGCCGCGGGCGTGTCCTGGACCGCGTGGGGCGAGAACATCGAGTGGCAGTCCGGGGGCGGCGACCCCGCCTCGGCCGCCGCGGCGCTGAACACCGGCTTCATGAACAGCCCGCCCCACCGGGCCAACATCCTCAACGGCAACTACACCCAGATGGGGATCGGCTCCGAGCTCGGCAACGGCTGGTCCGACCAGCTCACCGGCTCGGGACCCTACGACGGTGTGTGGATGGTCGCCGAGGAGTTCGCCCGGTCCACCGGTGGCGGCGGCGGTGCTCCGGCGCCGGTGCCCGTGCCGGTGCGCACCCCCCGCCCGATCCCCCCGGTGAGGGTGCCGGTCCCGGTGCCGCACCCGCTGGTCCAGGCCCCCGCCCCCGCATCCGACCCCGCGCCCACCGCGGCCCCCACCCCGGCTCCGACCCCCACCCCCACCCCGTCGCCCACACCTCCGCCGTTCGTCCCCACCAGCCTGGCGCCGGCCGACGGCACCGCGGCCGGGGCCGGCACCGCATCGCCGGCGGCGGCGCCGCTCCTCTACACCCCCCAAGGCCTCCTCTCCGACTCCGTCGAGGGCGTCCTCGAGGGCCATCTCCTTGACTGACCACGCCGTCGTCGCCGCTCCCGCCGCCTCCCTCGGAGCCGGCACCGTCGTCGCCGTCGAGGGCGTGCGCAAGGCCTACCGGATCAGCCGCGAGCCCCGCGACGTGCTCGCCGGGGTGTCGCTCCAGGTCACCCGCGGCGAGTTCGTCGCCATCATGGGTCCGAGCGGCTGCGGCAAGAGCACCCTGCTCCACGTCCTCGGCGGCCTCGAGCCGCCCGACGCGGGTCGGGTGATCATCGACGGCCGCGACCTCTACTCCCTCGACGACGAGCGCCTCGCCGCCTTCCGCCGCGACCACATCGGCCTGGTCTTCCAGTTCTTCAACCTCATCCCCAGCCTGACCGCCGCCGAGAACGTCGCCCTGCCGCTGCGGCTGCGCGGGCGCGCCCGCGGCACCGCCCGCTGGGGCGGGCCCAACCGCCGCCGGGTGATCCGCCGCCGGGTGCACGCGCTGATGGACCAGCTCGACCTCCACGGCCTCCAGGGCCACGGGCCGGAGGAGATCTCCGGCGGGGAGCAGCAGCGCGTGGCCCTGGCCCGCGCGCTCGCGGTGGCCCCCACGGTGCTGCTCGCCGACGAGCCCACCGGCAACCTCGACTGGGCCACCGCCCACGAGGTGATGGCCCTGCTCGCGCAGCTCTGCCGCAGCGAGGGTCAGACCACCGTGGTGGTCACCCACGACGCCCGCACCGCCGCCTGGGCCGACCGGGTGCTGGTGATGCGCGACGGCGCCGTCGTCGACGAGGTCGACCTCGGCCGCCGCGACGCGACCGTCGCTCCCGACCCGGCACCGCTGGTGGCGCGGCTCGTCGAGCTGGGGCTGTGATCCCGTCGATCCTGCGGGGCTGGTTGCGGACCCGACCGCTGCGCGGCCTCCTCGCCGCCCTCGCGGTCGCCCTCGGCGTCGCCGCCCTGCTCGCCGTCCAGCTCACCCTCGCCGGGCTGGACGGCCAGGCGAGCAGCGCCCAGCGTCTCCGCGCCGGCGCCTCCGGGGTCGACGTCCGCACCGTCGCCGGCCCCGGCCTCGACGCCGGCGACCTCGCCACCCTGCGGGGCATCCACGGCGTCGCCGGGGTGAGCCCGCTGCTCCAGAAGAGCACCGTCGCCCGGGTGGCGGCGAGCGCCGTCGAGGGGCTCGACGTGTCGGTGGTGGGACTCGACGGCGGCCGCGCCGCGCTGCGTCCGCTCCACCTCGTCGGCGGCCGGCTGCCCGCCGACGGCGCCCTCACCGAGGCGGTGCTCGACCAGGGGGTGGCCGCCGCGCTGCGCTCCACCGGGGCGGCCCACGCCGTGCGCGTGGGCGAGACCGTCCGGTTGGTGACCAGGGACGGCGACCGGGTCTTCACCGTGGTCGGCCTCACCGCCGCCGGCGCCGGGGGGCCGGCCTTCTCCGGCCCCGCCGTGTTCGTCAGCCGCGCCGCCGCCGAGGGGCCCTTCGGGCTCGGCCTGCGCACCCCGCTCGCGGCCATTCGGCTCGCCCCGGGCGCCAGCGCGACGGCGGTGGCCACCGCCGTCGATGCGCGGCTGGGCGGCGCCGCCCTCGCCATCGACCCGCGCGCCGGCGCCGCCGGCCCGCTCGACCAGATCCGCCCGCTGCTGCTGCTCGTGGTCGCGCTCGCCGGCCTGATCTGCGCCGGGGTGAGCGCCAACACCACCGCGCTGGCGGTGAGCGAGCGCCGCCGGGAGATCGGCCTGCTCCGCGCCGCCGGCGCCGGTCCCCGGCAGGTGCTCCGCCTGCTGCTCGCCGAGGCCGCCGTGCTCGGCGCCGCCGGCGCGGCCCTGGGGCTGGTGGCGGGGGCGCTGCTCGGCGCGGTGGCGGTCGCCCGCCTCGGCGCCGCAGGCCTGCCCGCGCCCCCCCTGGCGCTGGAGCCCTGGCGGCTGGTCGACGCCGCCGCCGCCGGCCTCGCCGCCTCCGTGCTCGGCGCCCTGCTGCCCGCGCTCGCCGCCACCCGGGTGGCGCCGCTGAGCGCGCTGCGGTCGGCCGCCGAGCCGTCGCGCCAGCGTCCCTCCTGGCCGCTCGCCGCCGCCGGGGTGGCCCTCGCCACCGCCGGGCTGGCGGCGGCGAGCAGCACCAACGTCACCGCCGTGGTCGGCGGCTGCGCCGCCCTGCTGGTGGGCGCCGCCCTCTGCCTGCCGCTGGTCGCCGGCCCGCTGCTCCGCGGCGTCGGCGCCGCGCTGAGCCCGGTGGCGCGCACCGCCCCGGTGGCCGCCGCCGCGCTCGCCCGCCGCCGCCGCCGCACCGCGCTCACCCTCGCCGGCCTGGTGGTCAGCGTGGCCACGGCGACGGCGCTCAGCGCGCTGAGCTCCGGCGCGCTCACCGCCGGCGACCGCTGGGTCACCCAGATGTTCGTCGGCGACGTCGTCGTCCACAGCCCGGCGACCCAGCCCGGTTCGATCGCCCAGCTGGTGGCCGCCACCCCCGGGGTGCGCGAGGTGACCCCGGTGCGCTTCCTCCCCGCCGCGGCCCAGGGCAGCTCGATCGGCCTCGCCGCGATCGACCCCATCGCCTACCAGGCGAGCAGCGCTCTCGACGTGGTCGAGGGCGGCCGCGGGGCGGCGCTCACCGCCCTCGACGTCAGCCCGTCGGTCCTGGTCCCCCAGGACCTGGCGACCGCGAACGGCTGGCACCGGGGCAGCACCATCGCCCTGAGCGCGGGCGGCAACCAGCTCCAGGTCACCGTCGCCGGCGTGGTCGCGCACTCGCTGCCCGCGGGCGACGGGCGCGAGGCGCTGCTGATCGGCGACGGCATCGCCCGCCGCCTCTACGGCGACGCCGCCGGCGGCTTCGACGTCCTCCAGGTGGTGACCAGCGACAGCGCCGCGCTGCCGGCCATCTCCCGGGTGGCGGCGCTCTACGGGATGAACGCCGTGCCGGTCACCACCATCCGCGACGACGCCCGTCAGGCGCTCGGCCACACCCTCGCGCTGCTCGGGGTGCTCAGCTGGGTGGCGGTCGGGATCGCGATGCTCGCGGTGGTGAACACGCTGCTGGTCAACGCCCGCCAGGGCACCCGCGAGCTCGCCCTGCTGCGCGCCGCCGGGCTCAGCCGCCGGAGGGCGGTGCGGCTGGTGCTCACCGAGGCCGGCCTGCTCGCCACCACCGGCACCGTCCTCGGGGTCGCCGCCGGCTGCGGGCTGGCGCTGCCGCTGCTCCGTGCCGGGTCGTCGCCGGGCTTCCGGCCGCAGTTCGTGCTCCCGGTGGGGTCGGCGCTCGCGGCCCTGGTCGCGGTGGTGGTGGGCTCGCTGCTCGCCGCCGCGCTGCCGGCACGGCACGCCTCACGGGCGGCGATCGTCGCCGCCATCCGACACGACTGATAGTCTGAGATCATGGTGCCCCTATGAGCCGTCTCACCCGGATCCTCGGCGATCCCATCAAGAAGGACGTCCGTCGCGCGGGCTCGACGGTCGACACGATCAACGCGCTCGAGGAGCAGTTCGAGGCCCTCAGCGACGAGGAGCTGCGCGCCAAGTCCGCGGAGTTCCGCGAGCGCCTGGGGGTCGAGGGCCCCGACCTCAGCCTCGGCCAGCCGGTCACCGTGGGCATCACCGGCGACGAGGACGAGGAGGACGAGGGCGCCGAGGAGGACCGCCGCGAGATCGAGATGGCCGAGCGCGAGCGCGACCGGATCCTCGACGAGATCCTCCCCGAGGCCTTCGCCTGCGTCCGCGAGGCGTCCCGCCGGGTCCTGGGGATGCGCCACTTCGACGTCCAGCTGATCGGTGGCATGGTGCTCCACCAGGGGAAGATCTCCGAGATGCGCACCGGCGAGGGCAAGACCCTGGTCGCCACCCTCCCGCTGTACCTCAACGCGCTGCTGGGCAGGGGCGCGCACCTGGTGACCGTCAACGACTACCTGGCACGGCGTGACGCGGGCTGGAACGGTCCCCTGTACCACGCGCTGGGCATGACCGTGGGCGTCATCGCCCACGAGATGTCGCTGATCTACGACCCCGAGTACCACGACGACAGCCACTTCGACCCGCGGCTGCGCAACCTGCGGCCGTGCTCGCGGCGCGAGGCCTACGCCACCGACATCACCTACGCGACCAACAACGAGCTCGGCTTCGACTACCTCCGCGACAACATGGCGGTGACCGTCGAGCAGTGCGTGCAGCGCCGCCTCTGGTACGCGATCGTCGACGAGGTCGACTCCATCCTCGTCGACGAGGCGCGCACCCCGCTGATCATCAGCGGTGAGGCCGACGAGCCCACCGAGAAGTACTA
The genomic region above belongs to Candidatus Dormiibacterota bacterium and contains:
- a CDS encoding class I SAM-dependent methyltransferase; the encoded protein is MTDGMELEPRLGTQGFDAAYTGTPPWEIGRPQPALAELVDGGRVTGRVLDAGCGTGELTLLAASRGLEATGVDASPRAIAIARRKAAERGLAGVRFEVGDALDLGFLGSGFDTVVDSGVFHVFDDAERARFVESIRRVLVLGGRYHLLVFSDAEPGVWGPRRVRRDELEASLSGGWELESVEPATLVVNILDGTVHAWRATAVRLR
- a CDS encoding pyridoxamine 5'-phosphate oxidase family protein, with protein sequence MGTVPQRRGRRIAMTPEERDAFLAAERTCRLATVGASGLPHVSPLWFVWDGHAIWISSLTRSRRYADLRANPAAAVVVDAGVDYAELRGVELGGRVEVVGEVPRTGLPLPELEEPERLMAAKYHGGGDGIPHDGRHAWLRLVPDREVSWDFRKISSG
- a CDS encoding S53 family peptidase gives rise to the protein MAATVAALSLAVPAATPTAAAPAVPVPGSLPARVAGAVDLGAVAAGAPVELTLALPLRDRAALEARAGALMAGRPGAAELTPEQVAAAHAPDPAAVATVAVWARSAGLEVTSVSADRTLVGIRGAASRVGGALGVGLHRYRAGDLVYRSADGPVRLPEALAGRVEAVLGLSDLGSHKGMAPARPAAGVSPTQPARGPADFWSFYHAPAGDRGEGQTIAVIAAGDLATPERDLVAFERTYGLPRVPWTTVTTGAAAGGDTLNDVEWDLDTQYATAFAPAVASLLVYDAPSLSDADTVAALTRWLTDDRARQASFSAGECEDVAVRTGFQRATDSVLLRAAAEGKTLFAPSGDTGSFCPKLVDLRDIGQATRPQATYPGSSPYAVSVGGTTLAEGPGALRETAWRDGGGGIASTEDQPPHQAGAGGSLVSGHRGTPDVSLDADPDTGYSVIEHGRTVIVGGTSAGAPAWLGIWARAQAAHGGRLGFAAPLLYRLPAGAFHDVVAGFQGLWPATPGWDYTTGRGTPDIAVLIAALG
- a CDS encoding DsbA family protein, producing the protein MSEQITTVTLHVDPCCPWAWLTSRWLAEVERVRPVRVVTRLIDLAEANRGREEGRQRDSHEAGERASRVLVQARREGGDQAVARLYTEIGEAYQERAEPLADPAVLRACASAAGLDPGLVDRALDDPGTLDELLAEHRAAAEQGAFGAPTLTLEGAAPIFGPVVDVRVTGELAGELWDHTAWMVRHGNFFELKRERAGKARVGRYAAATSAS
- a CDS encoding DUF192 domain-containing protein; this translates as MVTDDGREVAAHVDEAASFLSRGLGLMFRRDLPAGHGLAITPCNSIHMFFMRFSLDVAFLDRDGRVVRAYHGIRPWRMSRLVRGARTAVELPAGTLSAAGVEKGTVLRLV
- a CDS encoding ComF family protein, giving the protein MTNTPLRSAASLLARLVDTVAPRRCAGCDIRSAEILCEVCVEVALALPPPAPRPTPYGVCRAALPWRPPARGAVHAAKYRGCGRAMHVLAAVAAEKLAPALLGGPAPEAVVAVPLGSRRRRLRGYNQAEVAAAALCAACRLPPPRRGLRRVRETLPQVGLGVDERRRNLGAAFGWEGPRLDGGTVWLIDDVVTTGSTLAAAAYALQQAGAGRIEAVAVASCDRRGG
- a CDS encoding CpaF family protein — its product is MARYLEALGPLRPLVEDDSLTEIMVNGTDMVYVERGGKILLTDVHFDDENHLLRVIDLIVSAVGRRIDFRQPLCDARLLDGSRVNAVVPPIAVDGPMLTIRKFSKDPYQASDLIRFGTLTEASAAFLKACVLARANMVISGGTGTGKTTLLNVCSSFIPIDERIVTIEDAAELQLNQEHVCRMEARPPDVNGEGRVGIRELVMNSLRMRPDRIVVGECRGGEALDMLQAMNTGHDGSLTTIHSNNARDCLARMETLVLMAGMDLPVRAIRQQVASAINLIVQLSRLKDGSRRVTSVTEVVGMEGETITMQDIFVFKSLGADENGRIMGDFVPTGIRPQIINRLFDMGVPMPPELARLFPDRRTSQQATAFADRRKP
- a CDS encoding CAP domain-containing protein — its product is MTIRGRDAAERARHWAELSRSGRAVRALPAGDDPDTDAGEAAPHHRVVAASLAAATGLGSAALGVASGAPLPVQASSATLDSNLLALTNQDRTSNGVGALQWNSTLGSIADNRPYNCNGVIVNGRALDMIQRNYFDHPILGCGQMADRMVTAAGVSWTAWGENIEWQSGGGDPASAAAALNTGFMNSPPHRANILNGNYTQMGIGSELGNGWSDQLTGSGPYDGVWMVAEEFARSTGGGGGAPAPVPVPVRTPRPIPPVRVPVPVPHPLVQAPAPASDPAPTAAPTPAPTPTPTPSPTPPPFVPTSLAPADGTAAGAGTASPAAAPLLYTPQGLLSDSVEGVLEGHLLD